A stretch of Heterodontus francisci isolate sHetFra1 chromosome 1, sHetFra1.hap1, whole genome shotgun sequence DNA encodes these proteins:
- the LOC137373022 gene encoding uncharacterized protein encodes MRRCLSGSRCRMRLPLPAWKFPVPPPTGTASSPQRQPRELHRQLPPAAAPRTAPPTLPTPPSGSPGNCTANPPHPPPAAAPGTAPPAPPSGSPENCTANPPHPPQRQPRELHRQPSPPPSGSPGNCTANPPHPPQRQPRELHRQPSPPPSGSPGNCTANPPHPPQRQPRELHRQPSPPPQRQSRELHRQPSPPTPSGSPGNCTANPPHPPQRQPRELHRQLPPAAAPRTAPPTLPTPPQRQPRELHRQPSPPPSGSPGNCTANPPHPPQRQPRELHRQPSPPPPAAVPRTAPPTLPPHPQRQPRELHRQPSPPLPAAAPGTAPPTLPTPPSGSPENCTANPPPPPPAAAPGTAPPTLPTPPSGSPENCTANPPHPPQRQPRELHRQPSPPPPAAAPGTAPPTLPTPPSGSPGNCTANPPHPPQRQPRELHRQPSPPPPAAAPGTAPPTLPTPPSGSPENCTANPPHPPQRQPRELHRQPSPPPPAAAPGTAPPTLPTPPSGSPGNCTANPPHPPQRQPRELHRQPSPPPPAAAPGTAPPTLPTPPSGSPENCTANPPHPPQRQPRELHRQPTPPPSGSPENCTANPPHPTPSGSPENCTANPPHPHPPSGSPENCTANPPPTTPQRQPRELHRQPSPHHPPAAAPRTAPPTLPPPPPAAAPGTAPPAPPSGSPGNRTASSPQRQPREPHRQPSPHHPQRQPRELHRQPSPHHPQRQPQELHRQLPPAAAPGTAPPAPPSGSPENCTANLPPPTPSGSPRNCTASSPQRQPRELHRQFPPAAAPGTAPPAPPSGSPGNCTASSPQRQPREPHRQLPPAAAPGTAPPAPPSGSPWNCTASCPSQSSRVLHNPAPVPPDAAPGTAPQRDNIMKAELAKVNWQIRLRLPNQGKHSSCIYLCSVRKHDPKLLVACHFNTAPYSHVHISVLSQLQCSREHQRKLKEQHIIF; translated from the exons ATGCGCCGGTGTCTCTCCGGTTCCCGCTGCCGAATGCGGCTCCCCCTCCCCGCCTGGAAATTCCCCGTTCCGCCGCCAACCGGCACCGCCAGCTCCCCCCAGCGGCAGCCCCGGGAACTGCACCGCCAGCTCCCCCCAGCGGCAGCCCCGAGAACTGCACCgccaaccctccccaccccccccagcggCAGCCCCGGGAACTGCACCGccaaccctccccacccacccccagcggCAGCCCCGGGAACTGCACCGCCAGCTCCCCCCAGCGGCAGCCCCGAGAACTGCACCgccaaccctccccaccccccccagcggCAGCCCCGAGAACTGCACCgccaaccctccccaccccccagcgGCAGCCCCGGGAACTGCACCgccaaccctccccaccccccccagcggCAGCCCCGAGAACTGCACCgccaaccctccccaccccccagcgGCAGCCCCGGGAACTGCACCgccaaccctccccaccccccccagcggCAGCCCCGAGAACTGCACCgccaaccctccccacccccccagcggCAGTCCCGAGAACTGCACCgccaaccctccccccccacccccagcggcAGCCCCGGGAACTGCACCgccaaccctccccaccccccccagcggCAGCCCCGGGAACTGCACCGCCAGCTCCCCCCAGCGGCAGCCCCGAGAACTGCACCgccaaccctccccacccccccccagcggCAGCCCCGAGAACTGCACCgccaaccctccccaccccccagcgGCAGCCCCGGGAACTGCACCgccaaccctccccaccccccccagcggCAGCCCCGAGAACTGCACCgccaaccctccccaccccccccagcggCAGTCCCGAGAACTGCACCgccaaccctccccccccacccccagcggcAGCCCCGGGAACTGCACCGccaaccctccccacccctcccagcGGCAGCCCCAGGAACTGCACCgccaaccctccccaccccccccagcggCAGCCCCGAGAACTGCACCgccaaccctccccccccacccccagcggcAGCCCCGGGAACTGCACCgccaaccctccccaccccccccagcggCAGCCCCGAGAACTGCACCgccaaccctccccaccccccccagcggCAGCCCCGAGAACTGCACCgccaaccctccccaccccccccagcggCAGCCCCGGGAACTGCACCgccaaccctccccaccccccccagcggCAGCCCCGGGAACTGCACCgccaaccctccccaccccccccagcggCAGCCCCGAGAACTGCACCgccaaccctccccaccccccccagcggCAGCCCCGGGAACTGCACCgccaaccctccccaccccccccagcggCAGCCCCGAGAACTGCACCgccaaccctccccaccccccccagcggCAGCCCCGAGAACTGCACCgccaaccctccccaccccccccagcggCAGCCCCGGGAACTGCACCgccaaccctccccaccccccccagcggCAGCCCCGGGAACTGCACCgccaaccctccccaccccccccagcggCAGCCCCGAGAACTGCACCgccaaccctccccaccccccccagcggCAGCCCCGGGAACTGCACCgccaaccctccccaccccccccagcggCAGCCCCGAGAACTGCACCgccaaccctccccaccccccccagcggCAGCCCCGAGAACTGCACCgccaacccaccccaccccccagcggCAGCCCCGAGAACTGCACcgccaaccctccccaccccacccccagcggcAGCCCCGAGAACTGCACCgccaaccctccccacccccacccccccagcggcAGCCCCGAGAACTGCACCGccaaccctccccccaccaccccccagcgGCAGCCCCGAGAACTGCACCGccaaccctccccccaccaccccccagcgGCAGCCCCGAGAACTGCACCGccaaccctccccccaccacccccagcggCAGCCCCAGGAACTGCACCGCCAGCTCCCCCCAGCGGCAGCCCCGGGAACCGCACCGCCAGCTCCCCCCAGCGGCAGCCCCGGGAACCGCACCGccaaccctccccccaccacccccagcggCAGCCCCGAGAACTGCACCGccaaccctccccccaccacccccagcggCAGCCCCAGGAACTGCACCGCCAGCTCCCCCCAGCGGCAGCCCCGGGAACCGCACCGCCAGCTCCCCCCAGCGGCAGCCCCGAGAACTGCACCGccaaccttcccccccccacccccagcggcAGCCCCAGGAACTGCACCGCCAGCTCCCCCCAGCGGCAGCCCCGGGAACTGCACCGCCAGTTCCCCCCAGCGGCAGCCCCGGGAACCGCACCGCCAGCTCCCCCCAGCGGCAGCCCCGGGAACTGCACCGCCAGCTCCCCCCAGCGGCAGCCCCGGGAACCGCACCGCCAGCTCCCCCCAGCGGCAGCCCCGGGAACTGCACCGCCAGCTCCCCCCAGCGGCAGCCCCTGGAACTGCACTGCCAGCTGCCCTTCGCAGTCGTCCCGGGTACTGCACAACCCTGCGCCAGTTCCCCCTGACGCAGCCCCGGGAACTGCACCCCAGAGAGATAacatcatgaaagcagagctagcaaaagtgaactggcaaatcaggttaag actccccaaccaggggaaacattctagCTGCATctatctctgctcagtccgaaagcatgaccccaagcttctggttgcttgccatttcaacaccgccccctattctcatgttcacatctctgtccttagCCAGCTACAGTGTTCtagggaacatcaacgcaagctcaaggaacagcacattattttctga